From uncultured Bacteroides sp., a single genomic window includes:
- a CDS encoding SusF/SusE family outer membrane protein, with the protein MKKIFLYTATYLLLLLMGTSCAQDPEAWGKIVTDAKPGAYISGTATIYKEGSLASACALSKADLDTDSADISSIYTWLKKDGTFNIIQVGKDGKPVSYGKGDAVTNATATAGIETNKLTEAGTAFSVSNDGLYMVVVNNKDNQVSIVPVLFGIIGDATVGAWSTETTMGAPVYDSEQNYVTFTLKGATLDKKSVKFRYGGNWGIEIPSSEIATGTATIHTNMGLVAKTGNLTEAYSECKGGGENFSVDKKGTWDITIRLNLKTKVFSASGKCTGEDTSTAELPTTMFMIGDPYGWDWAKSHQMTPVNGIDGAFWAIQYVSATDGIKFCNEMKWGNDFGATSKDKLGIGEYESGGENIGFSAPGFYLFIVKTALSADKQSVVKKFVIAQPNVYLMGSLAPDATWATNSAANKFTIGDDKIFVSPAIATTGNGIRMYVSLSDYITTGWDWWRSEFNVYDGVITFRGNGGDQTAVAVTAGQKVKLNFTEGTGVIE; encoded by the coding sequence ATGAAAAAAATATTTTTATATACGGCTACATACCTATTGCTCTTATTAATGGGTACTAGCTGTGCACAAGATCCTGAGGCTTGGGGTAAGATTGTAACCGATGCTAAACCTGGAGCGTATATTTCAGGTACTGCGACAATTTATAAAGAAGGTTCGTTGGCTTCAGCCTGCGCTCTTTCTAAAGCTGATCTTGATACGGATTCAGCAGACATATCCAGCATTTATACCTGGCTGAAAAAAGATGGTACTTTTAATATTATTCAAGTCGGTAAAGATGGAAAACCTGTTAGCTATGGCAAAGGTGATGCTGTAACAAATGCGACAGCAACTGCTGGAATTGAAACAAATAAACTTACAGAAGCTGGAACAGCATTTTCAGTATCTAATGATGGTTTATATATGGTTGTAGTCAACAATAAAGATAATCAAGTATCTATTGTTCCTGTGTTATTTGGAATCATTGGTGATGCTACTGTAGGTGCATGGAGCACAGAAACTACAATGGGCGCTCCTGTATATGATAGCGAACAAAATTATGTAACTTTCACTTTGAAAGGCGCCACTTTAGATAAGAAGTCTGTAAAGTTCCGTTATGGAGGTAACTGGGGTATTGAAATACCTTCTAGTGAAATTGCTACTGGAACTGCAACAATTCATACCAATATGGGACTTGTTGCTAAAACTGGTAACCTTACTGAAGCTTATTCTGAGTGTAAAGGTGGTGGCGAGAATTTTAGTGTTGATAAGAAAGGTACGTGGGATATTACTATCAGACTTAATCTGAAAACAAAAGTATTTAGTGCCAGTGGTAAATGTACAGGAGAAGATACTTCTACAGCAGAACTTCCTACTACTATGTTCATGATTGGCGATCCGTATGGCTGGGATTGGGCAAAAAGTCATCAGATGACTCCTGTTAATGGTATAGATGGTGCATTTTGGGCTATTCAATATGTTTCAGCTACTGATGGAATCAAATTCTGCAATGAAATGAAATGGGGAAATGATTTTGGTGCAACTAGTAAAGATAAATTAGGTATTGGTGAATATGAATCTGGAGGTGAGAATATTGGTTTCTCTGCACCTGGTTTTTATTTGTTCATTGTTAAGACTGCCTTGTCTGCTGATAAACAAAGTGTAGTTAAGAAGTTTGTAATTGCTCAACCTAATGTATATTTGATGGGATCGCTGGCACCAGATGCTACCTGGGCTACAAATTCTGCAGCCAATAAGTTCACTATTGGAGATGATAAGATTTTTGTATCACCTGCAATTGCTACTACTGGTAATGGTATTCGTATGTATGTAAGTCTTAGTGATTATATTACAACAGGCTGGGACTGGTGGAGATCAGAGTTTAATGTTTATGATGGAGTAATTACGTTCCGTGGGAATGGTGGTGATCAAACTGCTGTAGCTGTAACTGCCGGTCAAAAGGTTAAATTGAACTTTACTGAAGGAACAGGAGTTATTGAATAG